The following are encoded together in the Bos taurus isolate L1 Dominette 01449 registration number 42190680 breed Hereford chromosome 10, ARS-UCD2.0, whole genome shotgun sequence genome:
- the OR11G2C gene encoding olfactory receptor 11G2 isoform X1 produces the protein MSGSSTITGFILLGFPCPREGQILLFMLFSALYLLTLMGNGSIICAVRWDQRLHTPMYILLTNFSFLEIWYVTSTVPNMLANFLSDDKLISFSGCFLQFYFFFSLGSTECFFLAIMAFDRYLAICRPLQYPTIMTGCLCTNFVISCWVLGFLWFLIPIIIISQMSFCGSGIIDHFLCDPGPLLALTCKKAPVMELVFSTLCPIPLIILFLFIMGSYALVIKAVLKVPSTAGRRKAFSTCGSHLTVVSLFYGSVVVMYGSPASEHGARMQMTVTLFYSVVTPLLNPIIYSLRNKDMKKALKNLLFGAQLSSQSNSHIHT, from the exons atgtctggctctag CACCATCACTGGCTTCatcctcctgggcttcccttgccCCAGGGAGGGGCAGATTCTCCTCTTTATGCTCTTCTCTGCTCTCTACCTCCTGACCCTCATGGGCAACGGTTCTATCATCTGTGCTGTGCGCTGGGATCAGagactccacacccccatgtacatCCTGCTCACCAACTTCTCCTTCCTGGAGATCTGGTATGTCACCTCCACTGTCCCCAACATGTTGGCAAACTTCCTCTCTGATGACAAGCTCATCTCCTTCTCTGGGTGCTTTCTCCAGTTctactttttcttctccttgggtTCTACAGAATGCTTTTTCTTAGCTATTATGGCATTTGATCGATACCTTGCCATCTGCCGACCTCTACAGTACCCCACCATCATGACTGGATGTCTCTGCACCAATTTTGTGATCAGCTGCTGGGTACTTGGTTTTCTCTGGTTTTTGATTCCCATCATTATCATCTCCCAAATGTCTTTCTGTGGATCTGGGATCATTGACCATTTCCTGTGTGACCCAGGTCCTCTTCTAGCACTCACCTGCAAAAAAGCTCCTGTGATGGAGCTTGTCTTCTCCACTCTATGTCCTATTCCCCtcatcattctttttctcttcatcaTGGGGTCTTATGCTTTGGTCATAAAAGCTGTATTGAAAGTTCCTTCAACAGCTGGACGAAGGAAGGCTTTCTCCACGTGTGGGTCTCATCTGACTGTGGTTTCACTGTTCTATGGTTCagtagtggtcatgtatgggagCCCAGCATCTGAGCATGGTGCTAGAATGCAGATGACTGTGACTCTGTTTTATTCTGTTGTCACCCCACTTCTTAATCCAATAATCTATAGTCTTAGGAACAAAGATATGAAAAAGGCCCTGAAGA
- the OR11G2C gene encoding olfactory receptor 11G2 isoform X2 yields the protein MKISNTPNTSSTITGFILLGFPCPREGQILLFMLFSALYLLTLMGNGSIICAVRWDQRLHTPMYILLTNFSFLEIWYVTSTVPNMLANFLSDDKLISFSGCFLQFYFFFSLGSTECFFLAIMAFDRYLAICRPLQYPTIMTGCLCTNFVISCWVLGFLWFLIPIIIISQMSFCGSGIIDHFLCDPGPLLALTCKKAPVMELVFSTLCPIPLIILFLFIMGSYALVIKAVLKVPSTAGRRKAFSTCGSHLTVVSLFYGSVVVMYGSPASEHGARMQMTVTLFYSVVTPLLNPIIYSLRNKDMKKALKNLLFGAQLSSQSNSHIHT from the coding sequence ATGAAAATCTCCAACACCCCCAACACCTCCAGCACCATCACTGGCTTCatcctcctgggcttcccttgccCCAGGGAGGGGCAGATTCTCCTCTTTATGCTCTTCTCTGCTCTCTACCTCCTGACCCTCATGGGCAACGGTTCTATCATCTGTGCTGTGCGCTGGGATCAGagactccacacccccatgtacatCCTGCTCACCAACTTCTCCTTCCTGGAGATCTGGTATGTCACCTCCACTGTCCCCAACATGTTGGCAAACTTCCTCTCTGATGACAAGCTCATCTCCTTCTCTGGGTGCTTTCTCCAGTTctactttttcttctccttgggtTCTACAGAATGCTTTTTCTTAGCTATTATGGCATTTGATCGATACCTTGCCATCTGCCGACCTCTACAGTACCCCACCATCATGACTGGATGTCTCTGCACCAATTTTGTGATCAGCTGCTGGGTACTTGGTTTTCTCTGGTTTTTGATTCCCATCATTATCATCTCCCAAATGTCTTTCTGTGGATCTGGGATCATTGACCATTTCCTGTGTGACCCAGGTCCTCTTCTAGCACTCACCTGCAAAAAAGCTCCTGTGATGGAGCTTGTCTTCTCCACTCTATGTCCTATTCCCCtcatcattctttttctcttcatcaTGGGGTCTTATGCTTTGGTCATAAAAGCTGTATTGAAAGTTCCTTCAACAGCTGGACGAAGGAAGGCTTTCTCCACGTGTGGGTCTCATCTGACTGTGGTTTCACTGTTCTATGGTTCagtagtggtcatgtatgggagCCCAGCATCTGAGCATGGTGCTAGAATGCAGATGACTGTGACTCTGTTTTATTCTGTTGTCACCCCACTTCTTAATCCAATAATCTATAGTCTTAGGAACAAAGATATGAAAAAGGCCCTGAAGA